AAAATGCACGAAGTTTGTCACCATGTACCCGATTATTTACCTGAAGGTAAGCCAGCGCGGGTCGTGATGTATGGGGATTTCGGTGTTCCTTGTGGTGGTACCCATGTCAGTAATTTATTATCCATTGGGCATATAGTGATTAGAAAAATTAAGTCCCAAGGTGACACTACTCGTGTGTCCTATGATGTCGATAGGTAAAATGAATTTATTGCGGTAGGTCATTAAATTCCGTATGATAACCGTACATGAAAACAAATCTACCCATTACCCTCCGCGATAGTGAAACTGTACTCTTGGTGTGTCGGGAGCACTGGCTGAAATTGGCTGGTACGATTCTCGGCATCGCTATAATTTTTCTTTTACCCTTTTTTTTCCTAGCACCACTTTTTGATCTTGGCGTCATCGGCATCGCCGTTTTTGGATTCGTCATTTTTTGCTGCGCTTTTTACGCAATTCGCGAGTACTTTCGCTGGGACAGAACGCAGCTTGTTATTACCACAGCTCGTTTAGCGTACGTTGACCAACAGGGGTTGGTAACTCGTTTGATTGTAGAAGTTTTCTACCCACACTTGTTAGATGTAGAGCAGCAAACGAAAGGGGTACTGCAGACGCTTGGCAAATACGGCACGCTCTATATTCGAGCGGCCGGTCGACCAGAGGCGCTCGTAGTGGCGAACGTTCCGAAGCCTGCCGCAGTTCGCCAAGTTCTGCTTGATGCGCGCGATGCCTCGCTTGGTAGTCGTACGCAAGCGACCAAAGGTAGCTGGTGGTGGCAGCGTTTTACTGCCATGGAGCCAGTGGAGCAGCAACAGATGCTAGAACGGCTTTTCAGTAAAGTTGACGAGAGCACAATGCGTGATCTTTTCCGACCCGGAGTTTCGTCACCAGACACTGACGTTACAGAATGAAGAATCTTCGAGCGCTGCTTCCAACAAGAAGTGAAGCCATGCCCTGGCTCTTGGGGTTGTTTTTAGTAGCGTTACTAGTTGGTAACACGCGTCTTCTTATTCGCCGACAGCAAATCAAGACCGAAGTGGCCGAGCTTAATGAGAAAGCCACTGAATTACAGCGGTCCAACCAGCAATTGCAATCGCTCTTGTCATACGTACAAACAGATACGTACACTGAAGAGCAAGCTAGGGTACGATTTAATTTAGCGAAACCCGGCGAGAAGCTATTTATTTTGCCGCAAGAGGGCGAGGAACTTGCGGCGGGTGGTGAGGAGCCAGCAACCGAGTCGGGTAGTCTAATCGCAAAATGGTGGAGATTCTTTTTTGTAAAACAATAGTATGGCTGACAAAAACAACAAACCAGCAGCGATAACACCGGAAGAAAAAAAACACATGCACGATGTTGTTATAGAGTGGATAGGGGACACAGAGAAAGAAGAGAAGGAAAAAGCAAAGCCGCGTGTAAAAAAATCTGCACCACCGGTAGTCAAACCAAAAGAGGTTGCACAGCAGCCCGTGGTTATGAAGCCTGCACCAGAGCCGAAACCAAAACCTAAGCCAGAAGTTGTCGTTAACCCTTTTGCTGCCGTTGAAACAACTGAAGAAGGTTACGCAGCCCCTAAAGAGATAACGAGCCCAACACCAGTACTCATGTTGCCAAAGCCGCACGTGCGACTACTGCCGATACTGTATAAGATTGCGCTCGCCTGTTTTATTGCTGTAGTTCTGACAGCGGGTGTAAGTGCGAAGTACAAAAAGTTTGATTACCCGTATCGGTATGCGCTTTCCTTTGTGCCACTGCCGTACGCCTCTCTTGGGACGCACCCAGTATTACTGAGTAAGGTCTTGGATGAAGCGGATGCAGTGAATAAATTTTATCAGCAGCAAAGCATCCCAGAATCCGCTCGGCCTTCCTTGGCAGCCATGCGTGATCAAGTGGCGAGTGAAGCCTTACGGCGCGCAGCGGCGAACGCCATAGCGGGTCGTTATGATGTTCGGGTTAGTAATAGTGAGCTTGCGGAAGCAACACAGAAACTCATCACAGAAGCTGGCTCACGCGAAATAGCTGAAGACGCTATAAAAAATCTTTGGGGGTGGAGCCTCAGAGATTACCAGCAAAATGTCATTGAGCCCTATCTCTTGAAGCAAAAACTTGCTGAGGCATTAGCTAAGGATCCTTTAACAAGTCGCTTAATTCCACCAGGTAGCGATGGAGAGGTAATTGATAATTATTTGGATACTATTGTGGAAAGTCGAGCGAGGATTTATTTGCCATTGCAGTAGCGCTTACGTACATGTATTTGACTTTTCTAGGTTTTTCTGTATAATAACTTTCTTATTTATTAATTAATTTATATGGAAGAAGAAAAAAAGGTAATTCCCGAGGATTGGAACGCAGATGACGAGTCAGCAGAGTCTGAACCAGTGGCTGACGAAAATGCGTTAGAGCATGGGCCACGTATTCCGGCAGATGTTGAAGAGCTTGAAAATGGGCCACGTGTTCCAGCAGACTGGAATAAGCCAGAAGCAGAAGAAGTAGAATAAAATCGAAGTTGAGGAATAAAAAATACCGGCGAGAGCCGGTATTTTTTGTATGCGTGACGAGAACAGAGGTTTTTAACGGTTTTCTATTGAGTCCAGCCGCTGCCGTATGGCGTACAGGTGTGCTTTTGTAAGATCGTCATCCAGTGCGTGTGGGTCACTGGCAACGCGTTCAGCAATGATGTCTAAAGCATGCTTTGCTTCGTACGCAAGCATTCGGGTTGCTGTTTCCTCTTTTGGGTCTGTGGTTTCAGCTTCGGGAAGAGGAGCGTTCCAATCACGTTGATTCATAGAGCCTTCAGATTCACGTGGGGCCATAACTTTAGGGTTAAATAATAAGAAAAACATTGTATCTATCCTAAGATCCACTGCTGTCTTTTCTACGCGGGATTACTGATCCTTCGCTGCGTATGTATGGCCAAGTCTGACTTGGCTGCGCTCGTCTAACGAAAGCGAGTTAGACTCGCTGGAGCCGAAGGTGGGAATCGAACCCACGACCTCTACTTTACGAAAGTATTGCTCTACCAACTGAGCTACTTCGGCGCATTCTTTTCTGTCTTCAAACGATAGTGAGTTTTTCTGAGCACGGCGGCGGTAGGGCATCGCCTGCTG
Above is a genomic segment from Patescibacteria group bacterium containing:
- a CDS encoding septum formation initiator family protein, with protein sequence MKNLRALLPTRSEAMPWLLGLFLVALLVGNTRLLIRRQQIKTEVAELNEKATELQRSNQQLQSLLSYVQTDTYTEEQARVRFNLAKPGEKLFILPQEGEELAAGGEEPATESGSLIAKWWRFFFVKQ